A single window of Cumulibacter manganitolerans DNA harbors:
- a CDS encoding MarR family winged helix-turn-helix transcriptional regulator codes for MATNWLTTDELRAWVRLVAVLELLPGRLDAQLRRDAGLTNFEYYVLAMLSEAPDRTLRMTDLAAQTNATAPRLSHVVQRLEKRGLVARFPCPTDGRVTNARLTDEGWEKVLATAPGHVAAVRHDVIDALSSRQIDQLREIGEAILQRLDPDGRLTPMYHRHDPS; via the coding sequence ATGGCGACGAACTGGCTGACCACCGATGAGCTGCGGGCATGGGTGCGGCTGGTCGCCGTCCTCGAGTTGCTGCCCGGCCGCCTCGATGCCCAGCTGCGGCGGGACGCCGGCCTGACGAACTTCGAGTACTACGTGCTGGCGATGCTCTCCGAGGCGCCCGACCGCACGCTGCGGATGACCGACCTGGCCGCGCAGACCAACGCGACCGCGCCGCGGCTCTCGCACGTGGTGCAGCGGCTGGAGAAGCGCGGGCTGGTCGCCCGATTCCCGTGCCCCACCGACGGCCGGGTCACCAACGCCCGGCTGACCGACGAGGGGTGGGAGAAGGTGCTGGCTACCGCGCCCGGCCATGTCGCGGCCGTCCGGCACGACGTCATCGACGCCCTCAGCTCCCGGCAGATCGACCAGCTGCGCGAGATCGGCGAGGCGATCCTCCAGCGCCTCGACCCCGATGGCAGGCTGACCCCGATGTACCACCGCCACGACCCCTCCTGA
- a CDS encoding ArsR/SmtB family transcription factor, translated as MHADTQPPVWSDDVVTLAVEVLRMLADPTRLQIAGLLLDEERAVSELATALGKPGPAVSQHLAKMRMARMVETRKRGTSVLYRVENGHVRQLVIDTIGHVEHLLDDVPAHHRPKGTAS; from the coding sequence ATGCACGCAGATACGCAGCCGCCCGTGTGGTCGGACGACGTGGTGACCCTCGCCGTCGAGGTCCTGCGGATGCTCGCCGACCCGACCCGCCTGCAGATCGCCGGGCTGCTGCTCGATGAGGAGCGAGCCGTCTCCGAGCTCGCGACGGCGCTCGGCAAGCCCGGGCCCGCGGTGTCCCAGCACCTGGCGAAGATGCGGATGGCCCGGATGGTCGAGACCCGCAAGCGCGGCACCTCGGTGCTGTACCGGGTGGAGAACGGCCATGTGCGCCAGCTCGTGATCGACACGATCGGGCACGTCGAGCACCTGCTGGACGACGTCCCGGCCCACCACCGGCCCAAGGGCACCGCGTCGTGA
- a CDS encoding cation diffusion facilitator family transporter: MSGVHRHAGHPGDDPHGHDHHDGILSRLRHLGSALLGGHSHDAAEQVDEALEANARGRRALWISLAALAVTALLQGVVVAFTGSVALLGDTLHNVADAATALPLLIAFRLARRPANDRFTYGYGRAEDLAGLFVVAMIALSSVLAGWQAIDRLIDPQEVSYLPAVAAAGVIGFAGNELVARYRIRVGRQIGSAALVADGLHARTDGFTSLAVVVGAGGVALGLPWADPVVGLLIAVAILGVLRSALAQVGARLMDAVDPALVRRARALILGTDGAEEAGALRLRWIGHALHLDAEVTVAADLPVADAHRIAHDIEDRLRREVPRLTGVLIHVSPAGAHPVR, encoded by the coding sequence GTGAGCGGCGTGCATCGGCACGCCGGCCACCCGGGGGACGACCCGCACGGTCACGACCACCACGACGGCATCCTGTCGCGGCTGCGGCATCTCGGCTCCGCGCTGCTCGGAGGCCACTCGCACGACGCGGCCGAGCAGGTCGACGAGGCCCTGGAGGCGAACGCGCGAGGACGCCGCGCGCTGTGGATCAGCCTCGCCGCGCTGGCCGTCACCGCGCTCCTGCAGGGCGTCGTCGTGGCGTTCACCGGCTCCGTCGCGCTGCTCGGGGACACCTTGCACAACGTGGCGGACGCCGCCACGGCGCTGCCGCTGCTGATCGCCTTCCGCCTGGCGCGGCGCCCCGCGAACGACCGGTTCACCTACGGCTACGGGCGTGCCGAGGACCTGGCCGGGCTGTTCGTGGTCGCGATGATCGCGCTGTCCAGCGTGCTGGCCGGCTGGCAGGCGATCGACCGCCTGATCGATCCGCAGGAGGTCTCCTACCTGCCGGCCGTCGCCGCGGCCGGCGTGATCGGCTTCGCGGGCAACGAGCTGGTCGCCCGCTACCGGATCCGGGTCGGGCGGCAGATCGGCTCGGCGGCGCTCGTCGCGGACGGCCTGCACGCTCGAACCGACGGGTTCACGTCCCTCGCGGTCGTCGTGGGCGCCGGGGGCGTCGCCCTCGGGCTGCCGTGGGCCGATCCGGTGGTCGGCCTGCTCATCGCGGTCGCCATCCTCGGCGTGCTGCGCTCGGCGCTCGCGCAGGTCGGCGCGCGGCTGATGGACGCCGTGGACCCGGCGCTGGTGCGGCGCGCGCGGGCGCTGATCCTGGGCACCGACGGCGCCGAGGAGGCGGGGGCGCTGCGCCTGAGGTGGATCGGCCACGCCTTGCACCTGGACGCCGAGGTGACCGTCGCCGCCGACCTGCCCGTCGCGGACGCCCATCGGATCGCCCACGACATCGAGGACCGGCTGCGCCGGGAGGTGCCGCGGCTGACCGGCGTGCTGATCCACGTCAGCCCCGCGGGGGCCCACCCGGTGCGCTGA
- a CDS encoding RrF2 family transcriptional regulator, translating into MQLAVFTDLALRIVMRLAVLGDEESITTATLSEQLKVRYSHAAKVVAALRKLGVVDTRRGRAGGLWLTDEGKQASVGSIVRELEGDREVVDCDGVNPCPLRGGCRLRSALRKAQEAFFASLDAIQVSDLVAAPTRTVLLTLSPTPTS; encoded by the coding sequence GTGCAGCTAGCCGTGTTCACCGACCTCGCGCTCCGGATCGTGATGCGCCTCGCCGTCCTCGGCGACGAGGAGTCGATCACGACCGCCACGCTGTCCGAGCAGCTGAAGGTCCGTTACAGCCACGCCGCCAAGGTGGTCGCCGCCCTGCGCAAGCTGGGCGTCGTCGACACCCGCCGGGGCCGCGCCGGCGGGCTGTGGCTCACCGACGAGGGCAAGCAGGCCTCCGTGGGCAGCATCGTGCGCGAGCTCGAGGGCGACCGCGAGGTCGTCGACTGCGACGGCGTCAACCCGTGCCCCCTGCGTGGCGGCTGCCGGCTGCGCTCGGCCCTTCGCAAGGCGCAGGAGGCGTTCTTCGCCAGCCTCGACGCCATCCAGGTCAGCGATCTGGTCGCCGCGCCCACCCGCACCGTGCTGCTCACGCTGTCCCCGACCCCCACTTCTTAG
- a CDS encoding polysaccharide deacetylase family protein: MLPLRPQRRSSTAALIIAAILLLAAACTTNAPRVAAGTSATAAPSTADPAAGLVAKAARQAAQYDYDAAIATLSAGGSAAAKKELAAVQAAKAQAVTWRDNSTIPHLFYHSLIVDPARAFGAGTQGVGFNQYMVTVSEFTKQLQQMYDKGWVMVHPERIAAPGPDGAMAAQPIVLAPGKKPFVLSIDDVNYYEFMSGKGFATNLVVKGDGRVVNTYTNAAGATTEGSYDVMPIVDDFVREHPDFAYRGDKGSIAVTGYNGVLGYRSSVQTYGDTQSTKSAQQKAKTAADALKNEGWNFASHSWGHINMTTQSLARITDDAQRWDAEVRPIVGDTRELVFPFGADLAGIEHYGPGNAKFSYLHDAEKFTYYFGVNGATLHWMQLDPSIVRQARINVDGISMQRVLDGKKSPLPEFFDVQSTIDPKRPLPVPSSGGPKAGGG, encoded by the coding sequence ATGCTTCCTCTACGGCCCCAACGCCGCTCCTCGACCGCAGCGTTGATCATCGCCGCCATCCTGCTGCTCGCGGCCGCGTGCACGACCAATGCCCCTCGGGTCGCGGCCGGCACGTCGGCCACAGCCGCGCCGTCCACGGCCGACCCGGCCGCCGGACTGGTCGCCAAGGCCGCGCGGCAGGCGGCCCAGTACGACTACGACGCCGCCATCGCGACGCTGTCCGCCGGCGGCAGCGCCGCGGCGAAGAAGGAGCTCGCCGCCGTCCAGGCCGCGAAGGCACAAGCGGTGACGTGGCGGGACAACAGCACGATCCCGCACCTCTTCTATCACTCGCTGATCGTCGACCCGGCCCGCGCATTCGGCGCCGGGACCCAAGGCGTCGGCTTCAACCAGTACATGGTGACGGTCTCCGAGTTCACCAAGCAGCTGCAGCAGATGTACGACAAGGGATGGGTCATGGTGCATCCCGAACGCATCGCCGCCCCCGGGCCCGACGGAGCGATGGCCGCCCAGCCGATCGTCCTGGCGCCCGGCAAGAAGCCGTTCGTGCTGAGCATCGACGACGTCAACTACTACGAGTTCATGTCCGGCAAGGGGTTCGCGACGAACCTCGTAGTCAAGGGCGACGGCCGAGTGGTCAACACGTACACGAACGCCGCGGGCGCCACGACCGAGGGCAGCTACGACGTCATGCCGATCGTCGACGACTTCGTCCGCGAGCACCCCGACTTCGCCTACCGCGGCGACAAGGGATCGATCGCCGTCACCGGATACAACGGCGTCCTGGGCTACCGCTCCAGCGTGCAGACCTACGGCGACACGCAGAGCACCAAGTCCGCGCAGCAGAAGGCCAAGACCGCGGCGGACGCGCTGAAGAACGAGGGCTGGAACTTCGCGTCGCACTCCTGGGGCCACATCAACATGACCACGCAGAGCCTGGCCCGGATCACCGACGACGCGCAGCGGTGGGACGCCGAGGTGCGGCCGATCGTCGGCGACACGCGCGAGCTGGTCTTCCCGTTCGGCGCCGACCTCGCCGGCATCGAGCACTACGGGCCCGGGAACGCGAAGTTCAGCTACCTGCACGACGCGGAGAAGTTCACGTACTACTTCGGCGTCAACGGCGCGACGCTCCACTGGATGCAGCTCGATCCGTCCATCGTGCGGCAGGCGCGGATCAACGTCGACGGGATCTCGATGCAGCGGGTGCTCGACGGGAAGAAGAGCCCGCTGCCGGAGTTCTTCGACGTGCAGTCGACCATCGATCCGAAGCGTCCGCTTCCGGTGCCGTCCAGCGGCGGCCCGAAGGCCGGCGGCGGCTGA
- a CDS encoding glycosyltransferase family 4 protein, translating to MRTPPTGFARWRSDVPSGGNRYDEELVAGLHRLGVPLREYAVTGPWPLPGPDDRRRLDAVLGAERNWLLNNIVGSAAPDAIKAAVAAGARVTLLMHYFPADDPALPAPDRARLAVTEADAVATSGAVVVTSGWAAAEVARRYGRDDAVVAPPGVDAAAPAPGSVARGRAPTLLWLGSLTPTKDPLTFVAALARLRALEWTALIVGPDAAHPMLTQQVRRRIDDAGLAGRIRLLGPRTGAALDDVWDGADLLVHTSWFETYGMVVAEALARGIPSIVASGTGAVEAQGPGGTFPPGDDAALAAALRGWLEDADQRGRWRAGALRDRMRLPGWEATARIVASALSG from the coding sequence ATGCGTACACCACCGACGGGATTCGCGCGGTGGCGCAGCGACGTCCCGAGCGGCGGAAACCGGTACGACGAGGAGCTGGTCGCCGGGCTGCACCGGCTTGGGGTCCCGCTACGTGAGTACGCCGTCACGGGGCCGTGGCCGCTTCCGGGCCCCGACGACCGGCGGCGGCTCGACGCCGTGCTCGGTGCCGAGCGGAACTGGCTGCTGAACAACATCGTCGGCTCGGCCGCGCCGGACGCGATCAAGGCCGCGGTCGCCGCGGGCGCGCGGGTCACCCTGCTCATGCACTACTTCCCGGCCGACGACCCGGCGCTGCCGGCGCCCGACCGCGCCCGGCTCGCGGTGACCGAGGCCGACGCGGTGGCCACTTCCGGCGCGGTCGTCGTCACCAGTGGCTGGGCCGCCGCCGAGGTGGCGAGGAGATACGGGCGGGACGACGCGGTCGTCGCGCCGCCGGGCGTCGATGCCGCCGCGCCGGCTCCCGGCTCGGTCGCCCGCGGCCGGGCCCCGACGCTGCTGTGGCTCGGCAGCCTCACGCCGACCAAGGACCCGCTGACCTTCGTGGCCGCGCTCGCGCGGCTGCGCGCCCTGGAGTGGACGGCGCTGATCGTGGGCCCGGACGCGGCGCACCCGATGCTGACGCAGCAGGTGCGGCGGCGGATCGACGACGCGGGGCTGGCCGGGCGCATCCGGCTGCTCGGGCCGCGGACCGGCGCGGCCCTCGACGACGTGTGGGACGGCGCCGACCTGCTGGTGCACACCTCGTGGTTCGAGACCTACGGGATGGTGGTCGCCGAGGCGCTGGCTCGCGGCATCCCGTCGATCGTGGCGAGCGGCACCGGTGCGGTCGAGGCGCAAGGGCCCGGGGGGACGTTCCCGCCCGGGGACGACGCAGCGCTCGCGGCCGCGCTGCGCGGTTGGCTCGAGGACGCCGATCAGCGAGGGCGGTGGCGCGCGGGCGCGTTGCGCGATCGGATGCGGCTGCCGGGGTGGGAGGCCACCGCGCGGATCGTCGCCTCGGCGCTCAGCGGATGA
- a CDS encoding amino-acid N-acetyltransferase produces MTSDTYPTVTLRRARTKDVRRIREIIEPYVENRILLAKENVAYYEGLQEFRLAEVDGEVAGVGALHVMWEDLAEVRTLAVDQRYRGHRVGHALLDQLVSDARDIGVQRVFCLTFEVAFFEKHGFTEIEGTPVTPDVYLELLHSHDDGVAEFLDLARVKPNTLGNSRMLLTL; encoded by the coding sequence ATGACCAGCGACACCTATCCGACCGTCACCCTCCGTCGCGCGCGCACGAAGGACGTGCGACGGATCCGCGAGATCATCGAGCCGTACGTCGAGAACCGGATCCTGCTGGCGAAGGAGAACGTGGCGTACTACGAGGGTCTGCAGGAGTTCCGGCTGGCGGAGGTCGACGGCGAGGTCGCCGGCGTGGGTGCGCTGCACGTCATGTGGGAGGACCTGGCGGAGGTCCGCACCCTCGCGGTGGATCAGCGCTACCGCGGGCACCGGGTCGGGCACGCGCTGCTCGACCAGCTGGTGAGCGACGCCCGCGACATCGGGGTGCAGCGGGTGTTCTGCCTGACCTTCGAGGTGGCGTTCTTCGAGAAGCACGGCTTCACCGAGATCGAGGGGACGCCGGTGACGCCGGACGTCTACCTCGAGCTGCTGCACTCGCACGACGACGGCGTCGCCGAGTTCCTCGACCTCGCGAGGGTCAAGCCCAATACCCTGGGCAACTCACGCATGCTGCTCACCCTGTAG
- a CDS encoding GNAT family N-acetyltransferase — MTAPSVLVRPAGLTDEQRWSELFTAYRAFYRLPPDEDVVRRVWSWVADPAHEVSALVAEVDGTVVGIADYRRFARPSTGTTGLWLDDLFTDPAARGHGVGRALITTLQEMAAADGLSVVRWITAADNATAQALYDAIATRTTWVTYDAPPVSR; from the coding sequence ATGACCGCACCGTCCGTCCTCGTCCGACCCGCCGGGCTCACCGACGAGCAGCGCTGGAGCGAGCTGTTCACTGCCTACCGGGCCTTCTACCGGCTGCCGCCGGACGAGGACGTCGTCCGCCGCGTGTGGTCCTGGGTGGCCGACCCGGCGCACGAGGTCTCGGCGCTCGTCGCGGAGGTCGACGGCACGGTCGTCGGGATCGCCGACTACCGGCGCTTCGCCCGGCCGTCGACCGGCACCACCGGGCTGTGGCTCGACGACCTGTTCACCGACCCGGCCGCCCGCGGGCACGGCGTCGGGCGGGCGCTGATCACGACGCTGCAGGAGATGGCCGCCGCCGACGGGCTCAGCGTCGTCCGCTGGATCACCGCCGCGGACAACGCGACGGCGCAGGCGCTGTACGACGCGATCGCCACCCGCACGACGTGGGTCACCTACGACGCCCCGCCGGTCTCCCGCTGA
- a CDS encoding VOC family protein, with the protein MKIRLRQVALVAANLEAAERQITDRLGVELCFRDPGVGTYGLHNALFAIGDKLLEVVSPQQEGTTAGRLLDKRGGDGGYMVILQVDDLPALRRRFDDLGIRIVSEPAGDGIAGLHLHPKDVGGAILSVDQADSWADWGWAGPSWREHVRDDVVTDIVGVAIQADDPEAMAARWGQVLDRGVTVSDGEPRIELDEGVIRFVPVTDGRGEGVAALDLRSADGAARSDVLVGTTVSVVP; encoded by the coding sequence ATGAAGATCCGACTTCGTCAGGTCGCGCTCGTCGCGGCGAACCTCGAGGCCGCGGAGCGGCAGATCACCGACCGGCTCGGCGTCGAGCTGTGCTTCCGGGACCCCGGTGTGGGCACGTACGGTCTGCACAACGCGCTGTTCGCGATCGGCGACAAGCTGCTCGAGGTGGTCTCCCCGCAGCAGGAGGGCACCACCGCCGGCCGGCTGCTGGACAAGCGCGGCGGCGACGGCGGCTACATGGTGATCCTCCAGGTGGACGACCTGCCGGCGCTGCGCCGCCGGTTCGACGACCTCGGTATCCGGATCGTCTCCGAGCCCGCCGGAGACGGCATCGCCGGGCTGCACCTGCACCCGAAGGACGTCGGCGGCGCGATCCTCTCCGTCGACCAGGCCGACAGCTGGGCGGACTGGGGCTGGGCCGGCCCGTCGTGGCGTGAGCACGTCCGCGACGACGTGGTGACCGACATCGTGGGAGTGGCGATCCAGGCCGACGACCCGGAGGCGATGGCCGCCCGCTGGGGGCAGGTGCTGGACCGCGGCGTCACCGTCAGCGACGGCGAGCCGCGGATCGAGCTCGACGAGGGAGTGATCCGGTTCGTGCCGGTCACCGACGGACGCGGAGAGGGCGTCGCGGCCCTGGATCTGCGGTCCGCGGACGGCGCCGCGCGCAGCGACGTGCTGGTCGGGACCACCGTCAGCGTCGTCCCGTAA
- a CDS encoding acyl-CoA dehydrogenase family protein, which yields MTYEFTQQGRDLLEKVKSYMDEFIYPKVDEYHEEAERLGHSGFPAMLDDMKQAARDRGLWNLFIPHLDPSAPGTKLSNVDYAPISEELGKVGFASQALNCAAPDTGNMEILNLYGSERVKRDWLDPLLEGEIRSAFSMTEPAVASSDATNIGLRIERDGNEYVLNGTKWFSSGAMRDNCKVLVVMGKTDPSAPRHLQQSMIVVPKDTPGVSMGRQPHVFGYDHGGGHPEVHYENVRVPAENLLGEEGSGFAISQARLGPGRIHHCMRSIGVAERALELMVKRSLERETFGNLVAHKGVVQDWIAEARINIDMHREYVLRTAHLMDTVGNKAAATEISGIKVAVPRMALKIIDDAIQVFGAAGVTQFAPLAEMYASMRTLRIADGPDEVHKMTIARREILKHDGTFRINPMLGSKNKTSSDDEVPVMRP from the coding sequence ATGACGTACGAGTTCACCCAGCAGGGCCGGGACCTGCTCGAGAAGGTCAAGTCCTACATGGACGAGTTCATCTACCCGAAGGTGGACGAGTACCACGAGGAGGCGGAGCGCCTCGGCCACAGCGGCTTCCCCGCGATGCTCGATGACATGAAGCAGGCGGCCCGCGACCGCGGCCTGTGGAACCTGTTCATCCCGCACCTGGACCCGTCGGCGCCCGGCACCAAGCTGTCGAACGTGGACTACGCCCCCATCTCCGAGGAGCTCGGCAAGGTCGGCTTCGCCTCCCAGGCGCTCAACTGCGCGGCGCCGGACACCGGCAACATGGAGATCCTCAACCTGTACGGCTCGGAGCGCGTGAAGCGCGACTGGCTCGATCCGCTGCTGGAGGGCGAGATCCGCTCGGCGTTCTCGATGACCGAGCCGGCGGTCGCTTCGTCCGACGCCACCAACATCGGCCTGCGCATCGAGCGCGATGGCAACGAGTACGTCCTCAACGGCACGAAGTGGTTCTCCTCGGGCGCCATGCGCGACAACTGCAAGGTGCTGGTCGTGATGGGCAAGACCGACCCGTCGGCGCCGCGCCACCTGCAGCAGTCGATGATCGTCGTCCCGAAGGACACCCCCGGCGTCTCGATGGGCCGCCAGCCGCACGTGTTCGGCTACGACCACGGCGGTGGGCACCCGGAGGTGCACTACGAGAACGTCCGCGTCCCGGCCGAGAACCTGCTCGGCGAGGAGGGCAGCGGCTTCGCCATCTCCCAGGCCCGCCTCGGCCCCGGCCGCATCCACCACTGCATGCGGTCGATCGGCGTCGCCGAGCGCGCGCTGGAGCTGATGGTCAAGCGCTCCCTGGAGCGCGAGACGTTCGGCAACCTGGTGGCCCACAAGGGCGTCGTGCAGGACTGGATCGCCGAGGCGCGCATCAACATCGACATGCACCGCGAGTACGTGCTGCGCACCGCGCACCTGATGGACACCGTCGGCAACAAGGCCGCCGCCACCGAGATCTCCGGGATCAAGGTCGCCGTCCCGCGGATGGCCCTGAAGATCATCGACGACGCCATCCAGGTCTTCGGCGCCGCCGGCGTCACCCAGTTCGCCCCGCTGGCGGAGATGTACGCGAGCATGCGCACCCTGCGGATCGCCGACGGCCCGGACGAGGTGCACAAGATGACCATCGCGCGCCGCGAGATCCTCAAGCACGACGGGACCTTCCGCATCAACCCGATGCTCGGCTCGAAGAACAAGACCTCCTCCGACGACGAGGTCCCGGTGATGCGCCCGTAG
- a CDS encoding globin domain-containing protein, protein MLSPESTQIVKATLPVIGAAIDDITPIFYSRMFAAHPELQRDLFNRGNQAQGTQQRALAASIAAYATLLVDPSAPDPREVLSRIAHKHASLGIRPDQYPIVHEHLFAAIVEVLGDAVTPEVAAAWNEVYWNMAETLIDIERELYAEAGVEVGDVWRRLVVRRRTQESPDTVAFTMASPDGTPLPRPRPGQYVSVAVVLPDGAHQIRQYSITRVDDADAIGFSVKRVTETLTPDGVAPAGEVSNYLHDNVFEGDLVEVSAPFGELTLTESDAPLMLISAGIGVTPMIGFLNHLSRTNSTRQVQVLHADRTPARHAHRSELKELVAALPGASLHRWYESLGTREAHEYLRTGLIDLEKIDLPDDADIYLCGPLPFMGTVRSTLRRRGVPEDQIHYEIFGPSQELEWV, encoded by the coding sequence GTGCTCTCTCCCGAATCGACCCAGATCGTCAAGGCCACGCTGCCGGTCATCGGCGCCGCGATCGACGACATCACGCCGATCTTCTACAGCCGGATGTTCGCCGCGCACCCCGAGCTCCAGCGCGACCTGTTCAACCGCGGCAACCAGGCGCAGGGCACGCAGCAGCGCGCGCTCGCCGCGTCCATCGCCGCGTACGCCACGCTGCTGGTCGACCCGAGCGCGCCGGACCCGCGTGAGGTGCTCTCGCGGATCGCGCACAAGCACGCGTCGCTGGGCATCCGCCCGGACCAGTACCCGATCGTCCACGAGCACCTGTTCGCCGCCATCGTCGAGGTGCTCGGTGACGCGGTGACGCCGGAGGTCGCCGCGGCGTGGAACGAGGTCTACTGGAACATGGCCGAGACGCTCATCGACATCGAGCGCGAGCTGTACGCCGAGGCCGGGGTCGAGGTCGGCGACGTCTGGCGGCGGCTCGTCGTCCGCCGCCGTACCCAGGAGTCGCCGGACACGGTCGCCTTCACGATGGCCAGCCCGGACGGCACGCCGCTCCCGCGGCCGCGGCCGGGCCAGTACGTCTCGGTCGCCGTGGTGCTGCCCGACGGCGCGCACCAGATCCGGCAGTACAGCATCACCCGAGTGGACGACGCCGACGCGATCGGCTTCTCGGTCAAGCGCGTGACCGAGACGCTGACCCCCGACGGCGTCGCCCCGGCCGGCGAGGTGTCGAACTACCTGCACGACAACGTCTTCGAGGGCGACCTCGTCGAGGTCTCGGCGCCGTTCGGCGAGCTCACGCTGACCGAGTCCGACGCGCCGCTGATGCTGATCTCGGCCGGCATCGGCGTCACCCCGATGATCGGGTTCCTGAACCACCTCAGCCGCACCAACTCCACCCGGCAGGTGCAGGTGCTGCACGCGGACCGCACGCCGGCCCGGCACGCCCACCGTTCCGAGCTCAAGGAGCTCGTCGCGGCACTGCCCGGCGCCAGCCTGCACCGGTGGTACGAGAGCCTCGGCACCCGCGAGGCGCACGAGTACCTGCGGACCGGGCTGATCGACCTCGAGAAGATCGACCTGCCGGACGACGCGGACATCTACCTCTGCGGACCGCTGCCGTTCATGGGGACCGTCCGCAGCACGCTGCGCCGGCGCGGCGTACCGGAGGACCAGATCCACTACGAGATCTTCGGCCCGAGCCAGGAGCTCGAGTGGGTCTAG
- a CDS encoding PaaI family thioesterase, with protein sequence MDEKATEYIRSQMPLCGTLGMRAIELSPAKVVLEMDWAAELCTANGLLHGGALMALADASGGACAAANLPEGAVGTSTIESKTNFLGAVKGGTVAATTTPLHVGGSTIVVETELRCGEKLVGKTTQTQTVLRPR encoded by the coding sequence ATGGACGAGAAGGCGACCGAGTACATCCGTTCCCAGATGCCGTTGTGCGGCACCCTCGGCATGCGGGCGATAGAGCTGTCTCCGGCGAAGGTGGTGCTCGAGATGGACTGGGCCGCCGAGCTGTGCACCGCGAACGGGCTGCTGCACGGTGGGGCGCTGATGGCCCTCGCCGATGCCAGCGGCGGCGCCTGCGCAGCGGCCAACCTGCCCGAGGGCGCGGTCGGCACGTCGACCATCGAGTCGAAGACGAACTTCCTCGGCGCGGTCAAGGGTGGCACCGTCGCGGCGACGACCACGCCGCTGCACGTGGGCGGCTCGACGATCGTCGTCGAGACCGAGCTGCGGTGCGGCGAGAAGCTCGTCGGCAAGACCACGCAGACCCAGACGGTGCTGCGCCCCCGCTGA
- a CDS encoding SLC13 family permease, translating into MTADLVAIAILVVVFAVAAIRKVHLGVVALAAATGVGLWLADLPLDDIIAGFPVGIFLLLVGVTYFFGIAQVNGTIDTLVEKALQKVGTQAVLIPFVFFFLTMGVSAMGSALAGLVMAPVGMPLARRFRIDPMLMALAIGCGLSAGGFAPTSLFGIVTYGTARDNGIALSPVVPFAVALVVNLLLLGLAFLLFGGRALLRSRGPGARQRLVEESVPDDATTDRRLAPIHWVTIAFMVLLVAVVVVLSLTGHEPEIGTLCFAFAAVLALLRPLDTKRAIAQVDWSTALLVGGIVTYIGVLRSMGALDTLGELAARVHAPLVGAVLILMVGALMSAFVSTTGILASLVPLAIPIVASGAVPGWALIAALGVCSSLVDVSPFSTVGATLTATSDADDRARVTRLLTRWGMSMVVIGPVLLMLTLVVPAGM; encoded by the coding sequence ATGACAGCGGACCTGGTGGCGATCGCGATCCTGGTGGTCGTGTTCGCGGTGGCGGCGATACGCAAGGTCCATCTCGGTGTGGTCGCGCTCGCCGCCGCCACCGGCGTGGGGCTCTGGCTGGCGGACCTGCCGCTCGACGACATCATCGCGGGCTTCCCGGTCGGGATCTTCCTCCTGCTGGTCGGCGTCACCTACTTCTTCGGCATCGCCCAGGTGAACGGCACCATCGACACGCTGGTCGAGAAGGCGCTGCAGAAGGTGGGCACCCAAGCCGTCCTGATCCCGTTCGTGTTCTTCTTCCTCACCATGGGCGTCTCCGCGATGGGCTCGGCGCTGGCCGGGCTGGTGATGGCGCCGGTCGGGATGCCGCTGGCCAGGCGGTTCCGGATCGACCCGATGCTGATGGCGCTGGCCATCGGCTGCGGCCTGAGCGCCGGCGGCTTCGCGCCGACCAGCCTGTTCGGCATCGTCACCTACGGCACCGCTCGCGACAACGGGATCGCGCTGTCCCCCGTCGTGCCGTTCGCGGTCGCGCTGGTGGTCAACCTGCTGCTGCTCGGCCTGGCGTTCCTGCTGTTCGGCGGCCGGGCCCTGCTGCGGTCACGCGGCCCCGGCGCACGGCAGCGTCTCGTCGAGGAGTCCGTGCCGGACGACGCCACGACGGACCGGCGGCTGGCTCCCATCCATTGGGTGACGATCGCCTTCATGGTGTTGCTGGTCGCCGTCGTGGTCGTGCTGTCGCTGACCGGCCACGAGCCGGAGATCGGCACCCTGTGCTTCGCGTTCGCCGCCGTCCTGGCGCTGCTGCGTCCTCTCGACACCAAGCGCGCGATCGCCCAGGTGGACTGGTCGACCGCGCTGCTCGTGGGCGGCATCGTGACCTACATCGGCGTCCTGCGGTCGATGGGCGCGCTCGACACCCTCGGCGAGCTCGCCGCGCGGGTCCACGCGCCGTTGGTCGGAGCCGTGCTGATCCTGATGGTCGGCGCGCTGATGTCGGCGTTCGTGTCGACGACCGGGATCCTGGCCTCGCTGGTGCCGCTGGCGATCCCGATCGTGGCGTCCGGAGCGGTGCCGGGCTGGGCGCTGATCGCGGCCCTCGGCGTGTGCTCGTCGCTGGTGGACGTCTCGCCGTTCTCCACGGTCGGCGCCACGCTCACGGCGACGTCGGACGCCGACGACCGCGCTCGGGTGACGCGGCTGCTGACCCGCTGGGGCATGTCGATGGTGGTGATCGGCCCCGTGCTGCTCATGCTCACCCTGGTCGTTCCCGCCGGCATGTAG